One genomic window of Pocillopora verrucosa isolate sample1 chromosome 8, ASM3666991v2, whole genome shotgun sequence includes the following:
- the LOC131798521 gene encoding xylosyl- and glucuronyltransferase LARGE1, with product MLTAGMGFVKIRTIAVLLSLSLSSSFVLWWITPPDYSMKERETSPLISGKEFERVQTENTELKRELKLVQQRLKDLYERDSRNQQASQRNKSTACVNDLFLYRCEVIHIAVVCAGHGASRQVVTLIKSILFHRRNPLHFHFISDSIGQEILSVLFQTWAIPAVDTSFYSTDSIKDKVSWIPNKHYSGIFGLMKLVLTEVLPQSLDKVLVLDTDVIFASDVAELWRMFDQLTGRKAIGLVDNQSDWYLGKLWKNHKPWPALGRGFNTGVILLDLFKLRQDKWTSLWRLTAERELMNMLATSLADQDIFNAVIKSNPHLVLKLPCTWNVQLGDNTRSANCYKDVSELKVIHWNSPKKQLVKNKYEEFFRNLYLTFLEYDGNFLRRWIFSCDENDTKLNNTIDGARQQPSDKSAGNVDSEDACYEFKQEQDLTHRTHLYYLDYDFSQAVEPSDVTLVVQLSIDRLQMIETICLHWEGPISLALYMSDSEAQQFLSYVQSSTELVKRKNVGYHIVFREGQFYPVNYLRNIALEHVHTPFVFLSDIDFVPGPGAYSSMRQWLKAASNMNKKAFVVPAFETLHYKLDFPKTKAQLLSQWDLGSIFTFRHHEWSKGHAATNYAKWRTATTPYTIQWEEDFEPYIVVRNNISRYDKRFVGFGWNKVAHIMELQAQGYEFVVLPNVFSIHMPHSPSFDIFKFRSSALYRRCLSRLKQEFVQDMITKYGREHLGDVDMDS from the exons ATGCTGACCGCTGGTATGGGATTTGTGAAAATTCGGACCATAGCAGTTTTGTTATCGCTGTCTTTAAGTTCGTCGTTTGTATTATGGTGGATAACACCTCCGGACTACTCCATGAAAG AAAGGGAAACTTCACCACTGATATCAGGCAAAGAGTTTGAAAGAGTTCAGACAGAAAACACAGAATTAAAGAGAGAACTTAAACTGGTGCAACAAAGATTAAAAGACCTGTATGAGAGGGATAGCCGCAACCAACAAG caTCACAAAGAAATAAGTCAACTGCATGTGTGAATGACCTTTTCCTTTATCGTTGTGAG GTTATACATATTGCAGTGGTCTGTGCAGGTCATGGTGCAAGTCGCCAAGTAGTCACTCTTATTAAGTCTATTCTGTTTCACCGCCGCAATCCACTTCACTTCCATTTCATATCAGATAGCATAGGACAGGAGATTTTGAGTGTCCTTTTTCAGACATGGGCTATTCCAGCAG tTGATACTAGTTTTTATAGCACTGATTCAATAAAG GATAAAGTGTCTTGGATACCTAATAAACATTATTCTGGAATCTTTGGTTTAATGAAGTTGGTGTTAACTGAAGTTCTTCCACAATCGCTAGACAAG GTACTTGTTCTGGATACAGATGTCATATTTGCATCTGATGTGGCTGAACTGTGGAGAATGTTTGATCAACTTACAGGAAGAAAG GCTATTGGTCTTGTAGACAACCAAAGTGATTGGTATCTTGGCAAATTATGGAAAAACCATAAACCCTGGCCTGCTTTG GGGAGAGGGTTCAACACAGGAGTTATACTTCTGGACCTGTTCAAGTTGCGCCAAGATAAGTGGACCAGTCTGTGGAGACTGACTGCTGAGAGGGAACTTATGAACATGCTGGCCACCTCTCTTGCAGATCAG GACATATTTAATGCAGTGATAAAGAGTAATCCCCATCTAGTGTTAAAACTGCCATGTACATGGAATGTTCAGCTTGGAGACAACACTCGCAGTGCT AACTGTTACAAGGATGTCTCTGAATTAAAG GTTATTCACTGGAACTCCCCGAAAAAGCAGCTTGTGAAGAACAAGTATGAAGAGTTTTTCAGGAACTTGTATTTGACTTTCTTGGAATATGATGGTAACTTTTTAAG GCGATGGATATTCTCTTGTGATGAAAATGATACAAAGTTGAATAACACAATAGATGGAGCTAGGCAGCAGCCATCAGACAAG AGTGCAGGAAACGTGGACAGTGAGGATGCATGCTATGAATTTAAGCAAGAGCAAGATTTGACACACAGGACTCATCTATACTATCTTGATTATGATTTTTCACAG GCTGTTGAACCCTCAGATGTTACACTTGTAGTGCAGCTTTCCATTGACAGGCTACAGATGATTGAGACTATTTGTCTCCATTGGGAAG GTCCCATCAGTTTAGCTTTGTACATGTCTGACAGTGAGGCACAACAGTTCCTAAGCTATGTTCAGAGCTCAACTGAattagtgaaaagaaaaaatgtaggATATCACATTGTCTTCAGGGAAGGA caattttatCCAGTAAACTACCTCAGAAACATTGCTTTGGAACATGTGCACACTCCATTTGTATTTTTGAGTGACATTGATTTTGTACCAGGGCCAGGAGCATACAGCTCTATGAG GCAATGGTTGAAAGCAGCTTCAAACATGAACAAAAAG GCATTTGTTGTTCCAGCCTTCGAGACTCTTCACTACAAATTAGATTTTCCAAAGACAAAAGCACAGTTGCTGTCTCAGTGGGACCTGGGCTCAATATTTACATTTAG ACACCATGAGTGGAGTAAAGGTCATGCAGCAACCAATTATGCCAAGTGGAGAACAGCTACCACCCCATACACT ATTCAGTGGGAAGAAGATTTTGAGCCTTACATAGTTGTGAGGAATAATATCAGCAGATATGACAAACGTTTTGTTGGATTTGGTTGGAATAAAGTAGCTCACATAATGGAGTTACAAGCTCAGGG GTATGAATTTGTAGTTTTACCAAATGTGTTCAGCATACACATGCCACACTCACCTTcatttgatatatttaaattcaGATCCAGTGCATTGTACAGAAG ATGCCTCAGTAGATTAAAACAAGAATTTGTTCAAGATATGATAACAAAGTATGGAAGGGAACATTTGGGAGATGTGGACATGGATAGTTAA